The DNA window GATGCTGTCCCGCAAACTTCGAGCGGCCGCGAGAAGCCCGCCGTTCCGGTGTGGGAATCCATTACCGACGAATACCTGGTCTGTTTAGACGATGGGAAAAGGCTGCGGACTCTCAAGCGCTATCTCAAGCGCAAATTCTCGCTTTCGCCCGATGAGTACCGGAAAAAGTGGGGGCTTCCGGAGGACTACCCGATGGTGGCGCCTGGGTACGCCGAACTGCGCTCAAGAATTGCGAAGCGAAAAACGAGGGAAGCATCCAACGCGCCGGAATCTCGCACAAGCTAA is part of the Bradyrhizobium canariense genome and encodes:
- a CDS encoding MucR family transcriptional regulator, with the protein product MAIVANLTELTAIIVASFVSNNTLKASEIPALIVSTHNALLHIDAVPQTSSGREKPAVPVWESITDEYLVCLDDGKRLRTLKRYLKRKFSLSPDEYRKKWGLPEDYPMVAPGYAELRSRIAKRKTREASNAPESRTS